TACCATATCGCATAGAAGATCAGCGCAATTCCCAACGCTATTAATATGGGCTGTCTATAGTTTTCCAATGTCTGTGAGGCCAAGACCTGTTGAAAAGATCTGTCATAAAAGCCTGTTAATATAATCCACCTAGCAAAAAATACCCCAATACAGGATACTAGGATATTACCCGAAACGGCTATGGCCATTCTTTTGGCAGTGTACAGAAAATTATCGTATCGTTTTAAAAGAAATACAAACCAAAACGTATTAACCATATAAAGGATGGTCGAGAATATCATTGTTTGAAAATATTCCGTCCATAAATCACTCACCAGATATTCATACTTCGTATTATCCGTGAGAGAATAGTAGGCAATAAATCCAATAAAGACGAGCGTTCCTACTAGAAACGCCCTGAAAATCTCTTTTAGAAATCTATTTCTGCTCATTTACCACATTCTTTTGCAATGGTTTCCGCCCTATCGGCTCCCCAATTGGGATGAAAAGGACTCTCGGCTTTAAAGTTAGCAAAAAGTTCCAACGAACGTTCTACATCCTGGCAATACGGAGTTACGTCCTGCCCAAAATAGCGCGCGGAGCCCATATCCCATTCTGCCTTGGAAAAAACTACCCTGGGATTATCGGGCGCCAGTTGTAAGGCCTGTGCATATAAAGCAGTTACTTTGCCAGATAGTGTCATTCCGTAGGTGGCCCCATCAAAAGCAATCCAAGCCGTATGGGTCATGGCCTGTTGCACTAGAATTTCTGGGTTGTTCGGCGAAATCGATTTTGCTATATCTATATATTCCTGGGCCTTGTCCAGTTGTTGTTTCAATTTCTTCTCATCTTTTTCCCCAAAGGAAATTATGGTATTTATCTGGGCAACATAATAGTAGGGCAGCCAATTTTCGGGTTCTGCAGCACTAATACGTTCAAATAGATTGGAAGCCTCATTGGCTTTTCCTTCACCCCATAAGGTAAACGCCTTTTGCATTCCGGTGGTATATTGGTCTTGGGCCAGACCTGAAGTGGCGATAACTAGAACTACTAATGTGATAATTTTTTTCATGACTGATTGATTTATAGATTCATTTTTTTAGTTGCACAAATCTCCTTCTACTCCTTAGAAAACTAAAAAAAGAAATACCGAACCGTCAATTCCGAAGACTGAATTGAAATAAACCGAAAAACCCGGATAACATCCGGGTCTTTCAGTTCGTAGTTAAAAAAGAAAATTTTATTTGGTAAACGTAAAATCGGGTAACCTAATAAGCCGGCCTCCCTTTTGTGCCGACTCATGGGACAAAATACCCACACAGGTAATATTGGCCGATTGCCGTGCATTGGGATATGGCGAAGCACCCTTCATCAAAGCGTCGATAAAGGCATGGACCAAGTGCGGATGTGAACCACCATGGCCTGCTCCTTGTGTAAATGACAAGTGTGTATTGTCATCCTCATCATAAACGCCCTTGGTGGTGAAGGATTGGATTTCCTCAGGCAATAATTTTGCGAAATCCGGGCTTTCTACTTCTTCCGGGATTTCTGGTTCCGGTTTTTTGGCGGTATGTACTACCAAAGGTTTTCCTTCGATCAATGGCCATTCCACGGATTTATTGGAACCGTAGACCTCAAAACTTTCCCTATACTGTCGGGCCACATCAAACAACGAACGGTATACTTGTGCGCTCAAATCGGAATCCTTAAACTTAATATGTGTAGTTTCTACGGCGTAGGGCGAATTGTATTCCTTAATCAATTCCTCACGTATCGTTCCCGAACCAAAACAGGAAACATATTCGGCCTCATCTTGGGTCAATCCCAATACGGGGCCTACACAGTGCGTTGCGTAATGCATGGGTGGTAATCCTGGCCAATAATTGGGCCATCCGTCCATATCCTGCTGATGACTTGCTTTTAAAAATTGAACTTTACCAAGCTCCCCATTTTCATACAGTTCTTTCATATACAGGAACTCCCGGGCATAGACCACGGTTTCCATCATCATATAGGTCAATCCGGTATCTTCAGTGAGTTCTACTATTTGTTTACATTCCTCCACCGTCGTGGCCATGGGAACGGTACAGGCGACATGTTTACCTGCTTTTAAAGCCTTTATCGATTGTTCACCGTGATTTGGTATTGGGGTGTTGATATGAACCGCATCAATACCGGAATCCTTTAATAACTCCTCATAGGACGTGTATCGCTTTGGGATGTCAAAAGCATCAGCAATTTCGTTCAGTTTGTCCTGGTTTCGCTGACAGACCGCAACCAATTCCGCATGCGGATGTTTCTTGTAGATAGGAATGAACTCGGCTCCGAAACCGAGTCCTATAATCGCTACTCTTATTTTAATATCACTCATTACTATCACTAATTATTAAACGTTCTCTTTAAAAATTCCAGCCCTTTTAGGGCAAACTCGTCCTGATTTGAGGCCAATTTCCTCCAAATATTGACGGCGGCCGCCAATTTTTTATTTTCCGGGGTAAAACTTTCCATGACGATGGTCCCTTTATAATCAACATCTGACAATCCCTTTGCAAAATCCGACCAAGGGGTAAGGCCAGTTCCCGGGATTCCCCTGTGATTTTCCGAGACTTGTACGTGGATTAATTTATCACCTACCAACGTAATTGCCTTATATATATCGTGCTCTTCAATGGTCATATGAAAACCATCCAAGGCAACCTTTAAACTTTCTTCATCGATATCCCGAATCAATTGCATGACCTGTTCGGCGGTATTGACCAAATCCGATTCAAATCGGTTCAATGGCTCCAAAGCAATATCCAATTGATATGCCCTGCCAATGGCCGCCAGCTTTCCCAAGTTGGTGACCGATCGGTTCCATTCTATTTTTCGCTGCTCGTCGGATGCCAATCGTGCCTTCCCTACGGCGGCGTACAATGGCCCGGCAACGAAGGTTGCCTCCAACATCTTCGCAACTTCAAAACAGGCCTTCGCATGCTCAAAACAGTTTTCGTATAATTGAGGATTTTCCCCGGTCAAGTCCTTATCATCCCCAAAAACCACACATATAGAAGGCTTTAATCCATTGTCCAGCAATGCCTTTTTCACCATTTTCGCATCGATTAAAAAAGGGTCTTCCAAAGGTATCTCCACCACATCGAACCCCATTTCTTTTATTTTTGGAAATAGTGCTATGGACTCCGTTGTAAAGGGCGATTGCCATAGCCAGGTACTCACTCCAAAATTTATGTTGTTACTCATTCTTTCGCTTTCTAAATTTTGAATCCTATTTTACAATCATCACTCCTTGCATAATACGCCAGTGACCCGGGAACGTACAAATGAACGGATATTCCCCTGGAGTTTCTGGTGCCGTAAACTTCAAGGAATAAGAGGCATCGGGATTCAATAAAGGGGTCGCATACAGTACATCGCTGGTTTGTGGCACATAGTTGAGTTCAGCCGCGTTAGGGTCCGCTGCCATTTTATCAGCTGCAGCTCCTACTATTTCCATTTTGCCCGGTTTGGTTATAATAAGGTTATGCTGCATAAAATCAGGGTTTTCTAAAACCAGTTCCACCACCTCACCCGCTTTTACCTCAAACTTGGTGACATCAAATTTCATTTCATTGGTGATCGTCTTAATTGTAATCACTTTTGCATTAGAAACTTCTTCAGTTTTTAATTTTGAGGATTTATCAACGCCTGCACCATAATATTTCATTAAAAGTCCCGCTATATCAAAATTAGAGTAGGTTTTCGTTACTTGATTCGTATAGTTTTTCTCTACTTTATATTTCCAAATGCCATGTATCCTTATCATTTCTTCTCCTGACTGCAAATACAACTGCCAAAAATTCCCATAAATTCCACCTTGACCACCAGTATCTTCTACCCTAACCGCTATGGTATTTTTACCTGCCTTTAATACCCCTACTGGAATATCATAGTTTCTGTTCGAACTAAAACTCGAAGCCATACTACCTACTTCTATCCCGTTAACATAGGTTATATCAGAATCGTCAATAGGACCTAGTGCTAATACCGTAGCTTTATCTGCCATATTTGCAGGCACTGTTACTTCTTCTCTAAACCAAACTACCCCATCGATATCTAAACCTGCATCTTCCATATGTTGAGGAATTTCCATAGTTTCCCAACTTGTGTCATCATACGAATCAGAACTCATATCACTAACATCTCCAGATGCTTTTTTGTAATTAGGATTCGCTGCCATAAACGCATTTAAGAATCCGTCTACATGCTTCGCCGATGCCGCATATAAAGCTTTAAACAACCACAGATCACTTATAACTGCATCGTTATTACCAAGGTCATGCAATAACGAACCTACTTTTTGAGAAGATGGTCTTTCGGAAAAATAGAGTAAAGCTTCCAATTGTACATTTGGATTGCGGTCGTTCAACGTATTTGCCTTGAACAAGGCATCGTCTGAATCTTCATTTCTTGGTAATAACTGAATGGCTGCCTTACGGACACCTGCCGCCTTATGATATAGCGCCCCTTTTACCACCCCGAGCGCATTGCTATCCGATTCCAATGCTCCCAGTCCCGCTATGGTCCAAAGCGCATGCAAGGCTGCATTGTTCAGCCCTTCATCATCTACTTCTTTTTTATTGACCAACATGTACAGGTCGTTAAGTATATCGGTATTACCGCGTTCCACTAAGAGGCGTTGGGCCGTCAATCTCCAAAATTGGTTATCGCTGCTTAATGCTTCAATCAATGCATCCGGGTCGTCCTTGGATAGTTCCATCGGCTCATAGTCATCCTCATATTTAGGCACCACCCTGTAAATCCTCCCGTGCGACTTATCACGTAACGGATTCACATAGGCATTACCCTCTCCGTTTTCCGCATCGTAACCTCCCCTTTCCTCGTTAGGTGTCGGGTTATGCTGCACGATAAAATTATACCAATCCGCAACCCAGACCGCACCGTCCGGGCCCGTTTTTGCTTCTACCGGAGAGGTCCATTCATCGGCCGACGCAAAAAGATTACCGGCATCCTCCTCTACGTACCCGGCCCCGTCTTTTACGATCCTTGCCTGATGTACCAAACCACCAGTGGGTTCACATACGAACGCAATTTTGTTCCAATATTCCTCCGGATAATCCCTTGCGGTATAAAAATGATGTCCTGCGGCGGCCGTAAAGCCTCCAAAAACATCCACCTGTCTGTAATTGGGAGTAATTGGTTGCATATCATAATGGCCATCGATTTTGGCACTTCCATCAGTACCAATTCCCTTTACATCTTCAAAATTGGCATTGGGTATACCTACAAATACACTATGGGTATTATTAGCGGTAGAGGCAAAAATAGAGTTGTCTTCGGTTAGACCTAATCCCCATGTATTGTTACTGGTATTTGCTACTACTTCAAATGTTTTACGCTTTGGATTAAAGCGATATACATTTTGGTTGAATTTAAAATCCTGACCAAAAATGCTCCCTTCGAATCCAGAATAGCCTACGACGCCATACAAGTTATTATCTATGCCATATTGAAGATTGGACGGACCAGCATGGGTGTCAAAGGTTCCCCAACCTTCTATCAGGATTTCCTGAACGTCAGCCTTATCATCCCCGTTCGTATCTTTTAAAAAGATAAATTCCGGAGCTTGTGAGACTACGATACCACCATCATAAAAAGCAAAACTGGTAGGGATGTTTAGCTTATCCGCGAATATGGTGACCTTATCGGCTTTTCCATCGCCATCCGTATCCTCCAAAATTTTAATCTTATCGTCACCTATACTATTATCATTACGTACCGTATTGGGATAATCCACAGTTTCAATGACCCAAAGTCGACCTTTCTCATCCCAGTTCATGGCAATAGGATTGATAATATCCGGCTCGGATGCAAACAGTTTCACCTCAAAACCTGCAGGCACCTGAATGAACTTTTGGGATTCTTGTGGTGATAAGGGTAACTGGAATTTTGGTGCAGGATCTCGTTTTTCATAATTAGGAATATTAGCACGGTCCTCGTACTTAAGGGTTGGCATATCTTTCATAAAAGCATCCCTGTTCGTTTTTGCCTGCTCATCAACCGCCCAAAGAATTCCTGATTTTACCAATTCCTGAAATCCGGGATTGTTCCATGTGCGTTCATCATGACCATAGGCGGTGTAAAAAACCTTGCCCTCTCCTACTTCCTTCACCCATGTCCATGGCTCACGATGGTCTCCATCCACACGCTCCATCAAAACGGTAATATCATCCGAAATTTTATCGTGTACATAGGTTTCATCCCATGTTTCAAAAGGTTCTAAATCCTTGGTTACGGCATGTTCCTTATTCACGATTTCTGCTGTAAACGTACCGGTCTCGTGGCTCATGAACTGCGCTCCGACCAAATCAATATATTCCGGGGAATTCTTAAAACAAAAACTTGCCGAATGAATCGGAATAAAGGCCTTTCCACCTTTAACAAAATCCAATAAGGCCTTCTCCTCGTTCTTGGTAATTTCTTCGTGGTTGGCATATATGATGAGTACATCGTATTTATCTAGATTAGCGGAATTTAAATCGGAAGGTTTTTCGGTATACGTAATATTGATGCCCTCTTTGGTCAGCGCCGATACCAAAATTGGGAAATAGGCCCTAGAGTTATGATGCTCTATGGCGTGGCCAAGGAACAATAGTTCAATTTTTCTGGGTTGATCATCTTTTCTTTCCTCTTTTTTTCCTTCGTGGAACAGGCGACAAAAAAAACAGTGATAGCCAAAAACGAAATGTATAAATACTTGATTTTCATAGTGTGGTACATTTACTTCCTTTCAATATTACTTAAATTTTAGTGCAAAAATTCACTCTGATTTATCACATACTAACTGTTTTATATCATATAATGTTAAATTTTATCGATTTTTTGATAAATAAGTATGTATTTTAGACCAACTAGTAAAAAACCAATTGTAAAAATTCTTGAAAAACGCATTACAAAAATCTCCCATACCCCAGACAAAAGCGTTTTTGGCCAAATACCTTAAAGAGCCCGTTTTTGATCCGCACTGGCACTTTCATCCTGAATATCAATTATTCATGGTACTCAACGGTAATGGAACCCGCTTTATAGGCGATAATGTAAAGCGTTTTAAGGTCGGGGATATTACGTTTACAGGTCCTAACCTACCCCATTTGTGGCGTAGTGACCACCAAAAGGAACAAGAAAACAATATCGCTTGGTCCGAAGGAGTCGTCGTTTATTTTAAGGAAGATCTTTTAGGGGAAAAGCTTTTGAAAAGTGATGAAGCTATACGGCTTAGACAGGTCCTTCATAAGAGTTTACGCGGAATGGAATTTACTGGGGAAACCGCCAAGGAACTTAAAGAACTCTTATTGGCACTTATACCCCTGGAGGGATTTGAAGGTATCCTACAATTATTGAAAGTCCTGAATTTTATAAGCCATACCAAGGAATACCAATTATTGGCTAGTCCCGGTTATACGAACACCCTTAGGGAAGCGGATACAGAACGGATGTATGCGGTCTACGCCTATGTCATGAAAAATTTTAAAAAGAAGATTGCCCTGCCAGAACTTGCCAAACTCACAAATATGACCCCAACCTCGTTCAGCAGGTATTTTAAATTGCATGCCAACAAATCGTTCACCCAATTCGTTAGTGAAATCAGGATTGGCCACGCCTGTAAATTATTGATCGAACAAAAAAAGAACGTATCCCAAGCCAGTTATGAAAGTGGTTTTCAAACGCTATCGAATTTCAATAGACAGTTTAAGGCCATTACACAGCGTACCCCAATGGCATACAAAAAGGAATACGAGGTTTATTAAATCGATTCCCCTATTTGCTTTAATTTTGTCCAATGGTCAAGAATGTACAAGTACGCTTAACGTTGGAGGAAGAAGCTCAAAACGGCATGCTGCTAAAAAAGCTTGCACGCCAATTTGATATCCTCGAAGCCATCATTGCCTTTAAAGTACTTCGGAAATCCATCGATGCGCGGAAAGCTACCGTGTATTTCAATTACAAATTGGACGTATATATCAACGAGCCACTACCGGATGATGGTATTTCTTTTGACTATAAAGATGTATCCAAAGCAAAATCGGTGCATATCATTGGTTTTGGTCCTGCGGGTATGTGGGCCGCATTACGTTGTTTGGAATTAGGCTACAAGCCTATTGTCTTGGAGCGTGGGAAAAATGTTCGTGATAGAAGACGTGATCTAAAAGCGATTAATCAGGATCATTTGGTGAACGAAGATTCCAACTACTGTTTCGGTGAAGGCGGTGCGGGCACCTATTCGGATGGCAAACTCTATACCCGAAGCCTAAAACGGGGAGACGTTCGTAGAGTTTTTGAAAGTCTGGTGTACCATGGTGCTACAAATCAGATTCTGGTTGATGCACATCCGCATATTGGCACAAACAAACTACCGAAAATTGTACAAAATATTCGAGAAACGATTCTTCATTATGGCGGTGAGGTCCATTTTGACACTAAAGTAACCGATTTCATCATTAACGATAATCGCTTAAAAGCCATCGTTTTAAATGACTCAGTTGAAATGGAAACCCAACGGGTCATCTTAGCGACCGGACACTCAGCTAGGGATATTTTTTACTTGTTGGATAAAAAGAAAATTGCGCTGAAGGCAAAGTCATTTGCTATGGGGGTTCGTGTAGAGCACCCACAACAAATTATAGATTCCATTCAATATAGCTGTTCCGGGGAGCGCCATGCCTTATTGCCGGCGGCGGCATATAGCCTGGTGCAACAAGTGAAGAACCGAGGGGTGTATTCCTTTTGCATGTGTCCCGGTGGTTTTATCGTACCAGCGGCCACTGCTCCGGGAGAGGTCGTGGTAAACGGTATGTCTCCCTCAAAAAGAAACAACCTGTATGCCAATTCAGGGATTGTTGTAGAAATAAACGTGGATGAGGACATGCCCAAGTATGAGAAATATGGGGCACTTAAAGGCTTGGAATATCAGAAAAATCTGGAACGACTCGCCTTTACCTCGGGAGGAAGAAGTCAGGTAGCACCTGCACAGCGACTGACCGATTTTGTGGAAGGAAAATTATCCAAAGACCTTAACGCCACATCCTACCAACCGGGATTAAATTCGGCTCCTTTACATTCTTTACTGCCAAAACTAATCGGCAGCCGACTTCGCCAAGGTTTTGTTGAATTTGGCAAAAAAATGTATGGCTATTATACCCAAGAAGCTAATATTGTTGGGGTAGAATCCAGAACATCTTCCCCGGTTACCATCCCTAGAAATGAAAATTTGGAGCATCCCACTATTAAAGGGCTATTCCCGTGTGGTGAAGGTGGTGGTTATGCAGGTGGAATCGTCTCTGCGGCCATGGACGGGGAACGTTGTGCAGAGGCGGCAATTAAAGCCATTCCCTGATACCTTCAAATATGGAAAATTAATAGGTATTAAAATAAAATAATGCTCCAGGTTGCCATTCGTAATCAAACAGTTTTCTTTCCTAATTACTACCTTAGGTTTTGTACGTAGTTCTTCTTACCTAAATAGCAGTATCTTTGCCGCTTATTAGAAATTATGACCTTCAAAGAACTCGGCCTTGCCGAACCTATTTTAAAAGCCCTTGAGAAAGAGGGTTATACAGAACCCACTCCCATTCAAGAACAAGCCATTCCCATTTTACTAAAAGGAAAGGACCTTTTGGGTGTCGCTCAGACCGGTACCGGAAAAACAGCTGCTTTTGGTATTCCCATCCTTCATCATTTGTATGAGGGCATAAGCCTGAGCCAGAATAAAAGAAAGATAAAGGCACTGGTAGTGACCCCTACCCGTGAACTGGCCATACAGATTGGCGAGAGTTTTACCGCCTATGGTAAATATACCGGGCTTCGCAACACTGTTATATTTGGAGGTGTAAAGCAAGGAAAACAGGTCAATGCCCTACGAAATGGTATAGATATCTTGATTGCAACTCCGGGAAGACTACTTGATCTGATGAACCAAGGTTTTATAACCTTTAGGGACTTGGAATTTGTGGTTCTGGATGAAGCTGATCAGATGCTGGACATGGGCTTTATACATGATATTAAGAAGATAATTGCAAAACTACCTTCTAAAAGGCAGTCCTTGTTTTTTTCGGCCACTATGCCAAAAGCCATCGTAGAACTTTCCAGTAAAATGTTGGGAGATTTTGAACGGGTTACCATCAAACCCGAGCAAGCCACGGCTGAAAAAGTGGAACAGGGCGTTTATTTTGTTAGCAAGCCCAACAAACCAAAATTATTGGTCCACCTGTTAAACGAAAAATCCAACGATTCCGTTTTGGTGTTTTCACGGACCAAACATGGTGCGAACAAGATTGTAAAAAAACTAGCGCAAGCGGACATTAGGTCTGCGGCCATACATGGTAACAAATCGCAAACCGCAAGGCAAAAGGCCCTAGGCGATTTTAAGGACGGTAAGCTAAAAGTATTGATTGCTACGGACATTGCTGCTCGCGGAATTGACGTAGAAGAGCTTTCGCTTGTCGTTAACTACGACCTACCCAATGTTTCGGAAACTTACGTGCACCGCATTGGAAGGACCGGTCGTGCAGACGCCAGTGGAATAGCACTATCATTTTGTGACAAAGAAGAACGCCCCTATTTAAGGGATATAGAGAAACTTATCAGGCAAGCTGTACCCAGGATGCCAGAGCACCAATTTGTCGATAATGATACAGATCAAGAAGAAAATGAGCAACGCCCTTCTAGACCAAAGAACCCTTCCGCAAATATAAACAGGAAGAATTCTACTAAATCTAGAAACTCAAATTATAGAGGGAAAAATAACCGTAACAATAACCGACCTCAACGGCGAAACAATACAGAAACGACCGACTAACTTGCGTTCCAAATTCCTTGTATATTAGGGCCAATTAAATTTTAATCCGAATGCAAAAACAATTGGTGGTCTATGGTAGTGGACGACACACCGTTCCCTTTTTAAATTATATGGCAAAGGCTACTGGCAAGGAAAATTCGAACATATGCTTTATTCCTACTGCCAGCGGTGAGGACAAGGCCTATATAACGGAATTCTACAATGTGTGCTCTCAACTAGACGTAACGCCACATGTAATGTCCGTCTGGATCAACTCTTATGACCATAAGGAATCCTTTGAAGAAATAATTTCTAGAATGGATGCTATAGTCGTAGGAGGTGGTAATACCTTGAATATGCTGGCTATTTGGAAGGCCCAGGGAATTGACACTGCCCTTAAAAAAGCTTATGAAAACGGGGTCGTCATGGGCGGTGGCAGCGCGGGATCTTTATGTTGGTTCAATGGGGGCACTACGGATTCCAGACCTAAAGAACTGAGTATTGTAAAAGGGATGAAATTTATTGATAAAAGTCATTGTCCGCATTATAACTCTGAAAAATTTAGACGCCCGTTATATCATCAAAATATATTGTCAGGAGCCCTTTCCGACGGTTATGCATGTGACGACCGCTCCGCAATTCATTTCAAAAATGGGGAGGTTCATAAATCAATTTCTTTGGATTTCGATAATCACTCCTATTACGTCCACAAGAAGAACGGTAAAATTATTGAGGATGCGATTCCATGTGAAGTAATCGGCTAATTATTAAAAAATTATCCATTGATTATCAATCATTTGACTATCTTACCCCCTTCTGAAGACCAATAAAAACCAAACTAATATGAAAGCTTTTTCTAACCTCTTGTTACTTCTTTGTGTTTACTCCCTATCCGCTCAAACGGATATTGAAAAAACTATGGAAACCGTAAACCAAAGCAAAATTGAAGGACATATCTATTTTCTAGCCGATGACCTTTTAAAAGGTCGGGCTACAGGTACCCCGGAATTGAAGATCACCGCATCCTACCTGGCCAATACCCTGCGTGGTTATGGAGTAAAGCCCAATCCCAAAACCAATGATTACTACCAAGATGTAAAGTTGAAACGTGTATTACCCCCATCTGAAGTAAGCGTTCAAATCAACGACATGAAAATTGAAGATTATGCCCTCATTTTTCCTTCCCCTGTTCAACTTGAAGGTGATGCGCTTTTTTTGAACTACGGGCTATTGGATGATTATACCGGGAAGGACGTTAAAGACAAAGTGATTATAGTTAAAGCTGGTGGACCCGATGCTCAAGATGCACGCACCGCGTATGGCTTACGAATGGAGAAACAAAAAATGGCTAAAGAAAAGGGTGTCTCAGCCATTATTGAGCTTTTGGATACCAATGAAAATACGTGGAATTTCATGTCACATAATTTTAATGAGGCGAAATTGATGGTAGCCGAGAACGAAAATGGGGAAGATGATAAAAGTTACGACCAACAAGTGGCCCACCTT
This sequence is a window from Maribacter aestuarii. Protein-coding genes within it:
- a CDS encoding tetratricopeptide repeat protein, translating into MKKIITLVVLVIATSGLAQDQYTTGMQKAFTLWGEGKANEASNLFERISAAEPENWLPYYYVAQINTIISFGEKDEKKLKQQLDKAQEYIDIAKSISPNNPEILVQQAMTHTAWIAFDGATYGMTLSGKVTALYAQALQLAPDNPRVVFSKAEWDMGSARYFGQDVTPYCQDVERSLELFANFKAESPFHPNWGADRAETIAKECGK
- a CDS encoding Gfo/Idh/MocA family protein, which gives rise to MSDIKIRVAIIGLGFGAEFIPIYKKHPHAELVAVCQRNQDKLNEIADAFDIPKRYTSYEELLKDSGIDAVHINTPIPNHGEQSIKALKAGKHVACTVPMATTVEECKQIVELTEDTGLTYMMMETVVYAREFLYMKELYENGELGKVQFLKASHQQDMDGWPNYWPGLPPMHYATHCVGPVLGLTQDEAEYVSCFGSGTIREELIKEYNSPYAVETTHIKFKDSDLSAQVYRSLFDVARQYRESFEVYGSNKSVEWPLIEGKPLVVHTAKKPEPEIPEEVESPDFAKLLPEEIQSFTTKGVYDEDDNTHLSFTQGAGHGGSHPHLVHAFIDALMKGASPYPNARQSANITCVGILSHESAQKGGRLIRLPDFTFTK
- a CDS encoding sugar phosphate isomerase/epimerase family protein, which encodes MSNNINFGVSTWLWQSPFTTESIALFPKIKEMGFDVVEIPLEDPFLIDAKMVKKALLDNGLKPSICVVFGDDKDLTGENPQLYENCFEHAKACFEVAKMLEATFVAGPLYAAVGKARLASDEQRKIEWNRSVTNLGKLAAIGRAYQLDIALEPLNRFESDLVNTAEQVMQLIRDIDEESLKVALDGFHMTIEEHDIYKAITLVGDKLIHVQVSENHRGIPGTGLTPWSDFAKGLSDVDYKGTIVMESFTPENKKLAAAVNIWRKLASNQDEFALKGLEFLKRTFNN
- a CDS encoding PVC-type heme-binding CxxCH protein, with amino-acid sequence MFLGHAIEHHNSRAYFPILVSALTKEGINITYTEKPSDLNSANLDKYDVLIIYANHEEITKNEEKALLDFVKGGKAFIPIHSASFCFKNSPEYIDLVGAQFMSHETGTFTAEIVNKEHAVTKDLEPFETWDETYVHDKISDDITVLMERVDGDHREPWTWVKEVGEGKVFYTAYGHDERTWNNPGFQELVKSGILWAVDEQAKTNRDAFMKDMPTLKYEDRANIPNYEKRDPAPKFQLPLSPQESQKFIQVPAGFEVKLFASEPDIINPIAMNWDEKGRLWVIETVDYPNTVRNDNSIGDDKIKILEDTDGDGKADKVTIFADKLNIPTSFAFYDGGIVVSQAPEFIFLKDTNGDDKADVQEILIEGWGTFDTHAGPSNLQYGIDNNLYGVVGYSGFEGSIFGQDFKFNQNVYRFNPKRKTFEVVANTSNNTWGLGLTEDNSIFASTANNTHSVFVGIPNANFEDVKGIGTDGSAKIDGHYDMQPITPNYRQVDVFGGFTAAAGHHFYTARDYPEEYWNKIAFVCEPTGGLVHQARIVKDGAGYVEEDAGNLFASADEWTSPVEAKTGPDGAVWVADWYNFIVQHNPTPNEERGGYDAENGEGNAYVNPLRDKSHGRIYRVVPKYEDDYEPMELSKDDPDALIEALSSDNQFWRLTAQRLLVERGNTDILNDLYMLVNKKEVDDEGLNNAALHALWTIAGLGALESDSNALGVVKGALYHKAAGVRKAAIQLLPRNEDSDDALFKANTLNDRNPNVQLEALLYFSERPSSQKVGSLLHDLGNNDAVISDLWLFKALYAASAKHVDGFLNAFMAANPNYKKASGDVSDMSSDSYDDTSWETMEIPQHMEDAGLDIDGVVWFREEVTVPANMADKATVLALGPIDDSDITYVNGIEVGSMASSFSSNRNYDIPVGVLKAGKNTIAVRVEDTGGQGGIYGNFWQLYLQSGEEMIRIHGIWKYKVEKNYTNQVTKTYSNFDIAGLLMKYYGAGVDKSSKLKTEEVSNAKVITIKTITNEMKFDVTKFEVKAGEVVELVLENPDFMQHNLIITKPGKMEIVGAAADKMAADPNAAELNYVPQTSDVLYATPLLNPDASYSLKFTAPETPGEYPFICTFPGHWRIMQGVMIVK
- a CDS encoding AraC family transcriptional regulator — protein: MKNALQKSPIPQTKAFLAKYLKEPVFDPHWHFHPEYQLFMVLNGNGTRFIGDNVKRFKVGDITFTGPNLPHLWRSDHQKEQENNIAWSEGVVVYFKEDLLGEKLLKSDEAIRLRQVLHKSLRGMEFTGETAKELKELLLALIPLEGFEGILQLLKVLNFISHTKEYQLLASPGYTNTLREADTERMYAVYAYVMKNFKKKIALPELAKLTNMTPTSFSRYFKLHANKSFTQFVSEIRIGHACKLLIEQKKNVSQASYESGFQTLSNFNRQFKAITQRTPMAYKKEYEVY
- a CDS encoding NAD(P)/FAD-dependent oxidoreductase, whose product is MVKNVQVRLTLEEEAQNGMLLKKLARQFDILEAIIAFKVLRKSIDARKATVYFNYKLDVYINEPLPDDGISFDYKDVSKAKSVHIIGFGPAGMWAALRCLELGYKPIVLERGKNVRDRRRDLKAINQDHLVNEDSNYCFGEGGAGTYSDGKLYTRSLKRGDVRRVFESLVYHGATNQILVDAHPHIGTNKLPKIVQNIRETILHYGGEVHFDTKVTDFIINDNRLKAIVLNDSVEMETQRVILATGHSARDIFYLLDKKKIALKAKSFAMGVRVEHPQQIIDSIQYSCSGERHALLPAAAYSLVQQVKNRGVYSFCMCPGGFIVPAATAPGEVVVNGMSPSKRNNLYANSGIVVEINVDEDMPKYEKYGALKGLEYQKNLERLAFTSGGRSQVAPAQRLTDFVEGKLSKDLNATSYQPGLNSAPLHSLLPKLIGSRLRQGFVEFGKKMYGYYTQEANIVGVESRTSSPVTIPRNENLEHPTIKGLFPCGEGGGYAGGIVSAAMDGERCAEAAIKAIP
- a CDS encoding DEAD/DEAH box helicase — its product is MTFKELGLAEPILKALEKEGYTEPTPIQEQAIPILLKGKDLLGVAQTGTGKTAAFGIPILHHLYEGISLSQNKRKIKALVVTPTRELAIQIGESFTAYGKYTGLRNTVIFGGVKQGKQVNALRNGIDILIATPGRLLDLMNQGFITFRDLEFVVLDEADQMLDMGFIHDIKKIIAKLPSKRQSLFFSATMPKAIVELSSKMLGDFERVTIKPEQATAEKVEQGVYFVSKPNKPKLLVHLLNEKSNDSVLVFSRTKHGANKIVKKLAQADIRSAAIHGNKSQTARQKALGDFKDGKLKVLIATDIAARGIDVEELSLVVNYDLPNVSETYVHRIGRTGRADASGIALSFCDKEERPYLRDIEKLIRQAVPRMPEHQFVDNDTDQEENEQRPSRPKNPSANINRKNSTKSRNSNYRGKNNRNNNRPQRRNNTETTD